Proteins found in one Abyssibius alkaniclasticus genomic segment:
- a CDS encoding Lrp/AsnC family transcriptional regulator, which produces MQVDDTDRRLLRLLQASPTISTADLAVQAGMTVAPCWRRLEKLKTAGVLKGKRVVVDMRALGYGVQVFLRINLDKTAPNAFAEFLAAARDIAEVDTIQTLLGRVDIRMDVLARDLAHYQDIYKGKILALPHIADIEALMLVSEVKNTEALPL; this is translated from the coding sequence ATGCAGGTTGATGATACAGACCGGCGGCTGTTGCGGCTTTTGCAGGCCAGCCCCACGATTTCAACCGCCGACCTGGCGGTGCAGGCGGGTATGACCGTGGCACCCTGCTGGCGGCGGCTGGAAAAGTTGAAGACGGCGGGCGTTCTGAAAGGCAAGCGCGTGGTGGTGGATATGCGCGCGCTTGGCTACGGTGTGCAGGTGTTCCTGCGCATCAATCTGGACAAGACCGCGCCCAATGCCTTTGCCGAATTTCTGGCCGCGGCGCGCGACATTGCCGAGGTCGACACAATCCAGACCCTGCTGGGGCGGGTCGATATCCGCATGGATGTGCTGGCGCGCGACCTTGCGCATTATCAGGACATTTACAAGGGCAAGATCCTGGCGCTGCCGCATATTGCCGATATCGAGGCGCTGATGCTGGTATCGGAAGTAAAAAACACCGAGGCATTGCCGCTATGA
- the ilvC gene encoding ketol-acid reductoisomerase, with product MRVYYDRDCDVNLIKDMKVAILGYGSQGHAHALNMRDSGVKNVVVALREGSPSARKAEGEGLKVMGIAEAAAWCDLIMFTMPDELQAETYKKYVHDNLREGAAMAFAHGLNIHFGLIEPKPGVDILMMAPKGPGHTVRGEFTKGGGVPCLVAVHQDASGKAMDIGLSYCSAIGGGRSGIIETNFRQECETDLFGEQAVLCGGLVELIRMGFETLVEAGYEPEMAYFECLHEVKLIVDLIYEGGIANMNYSISNTAEYGEYVSGPRILPYAETKARMKAVLADIQNGKFVRDFMQENAVGQPSFKATRRINDEHQIEQVGEKLRAMMPWISKGKMVDKARN from the coding sequence ATGCGCGTTTACTACGATCGCGATTGCGATGTGAACCTGATCAAGGACATGAAGGTCGCCATTCTCGGCTATGGCAGCCAGGGCCATGCCCATGCGCTGAACATGCGCGATTCCGGGGTGAAGAACGTCGTCGTCGCCCTGCGCGAAGGCTCGCCTTCCGCCAGGAAAGCCGAAGGCGAAGGCCTGAAGGTGATGGGCATCGCCGAAGCCGCCGCCTGGTGTGACCTGATCATGTTCACCATGCCCGACGAGTTGCAGGCCGAAACCTACAAGAAATACGTGCATGACAATCTGCGCGAAGGCGCGGCGATGGCTTTCGCCCACGGGCTGAACATCCATTTCGGGCTGATCGAACCAAAACCCGGTGTCGATATTCTGATGATGGCCCCCAAAGGCCCCGGCCACACTGTGCGCGGCGAGTTCACCAAAGGCGGCGGCGTGCCCTGCCTTGTGGCCGTGCATCAGGATGCCTCGGGCAAGGCGATGGATATCGGCCTGTCCTATTGCTCGGCCATCGGCGGCGGGCGTTCGGGCATTATCGAAACCAACTTCCGCCAGGAATGCGAAACCGACCTGTTCGGCGAGCAGGCCGTGCTGTGCGGTGGCCTGGTCGAGCTTATCCGCATGGGTTTTGAAACGCTTGTGGAAGCTGGCTACGAGCCGGAAATGGCCTATTTCGAATGCCTGCACGAGGTGAAACTGATCGTTGATTTGATCTATGAAGGCGGCATCGCCAACATGAATTACTCGATCTCCAACACCGCCGAATATGGCGAATATGTCTCCGGGCCCCGCATTCTGCCTTACGCCGAGACCAAGGCCCGCATGAAGGCCGTGCTGGCCGATATCCAGAACGGTAAATTCGTGCGTGATTTCATGCAGGAAAACGCCGTCGGCCAGCCCTCGTTCAAGGCAACCCGCCGCATCAACGACGAACACCAGATCGAACAGGTCGGCGAGAAGCTGCGCGCCATGATGCCGTGGATTTCCAAGGGCAAAATGGTCGACAAAGCGCGGAACTAA
- a CDS encoding DUF6524 family protein yields MLMRLLIRWGFALILVMATYNPTKWNLVRWGMDNYTSNLPVVVLVTLVVLLGWIIYIRATFRSIGPVGIFLVLALVGALVWVFYDQGWLDIGNATAMTWIGLIALSFVLGIGMTWSIIRRAISGQLDVDDIEE; encoded by the coding sequence ATGCTGATGCGCCTGCTTATCCGTTGGGGCTTTGCCCTTATTCTGGTCATGGCCACCTATAACCCGACGAAATGGAACCTCGTGCGCTGGGGGATGGACAACTACACCAGCAACCTGCCGGTGGTGGTTCTGGTCACGCTGGTCGTTCTGCTGGGCTGGATCATCTATATCCGCGCCACATTCCGCTCCATCGGGCCGGTTGGCATCTTTTTGGTGCTGGCGCTGGTCGGCGCGCTGGTCTGGGTATTCTACGATCAGGGCTGGCTGGATATTGGCAATGCCACCGCGATGACCTGGATCGGGTTGATCGCGCTGTCTTTCGTTCTGGGCATTGGCATGACATGGTCGATTATCCGCCGCGCAATTTCCGGGCAGTTGGATGTCGATGACATCGAAGAATGA
- a CDS encoding hemerythrin domain-containing protein produces the protein MTSKNDPLGLENRKGLPDALRVLAAGYPREGWEAHGNFDQLTRFWLDRHLMFRRLQADLVADAQTLLDQNSDPARFAIRTSRLASMLVNQLHGHHEIEDHHYFPLLSARDLRLVRGFDLLDADHHVLDHTLAGLTEAANTALQTIAEGGAHIDPVATYLDHVHSLGHLLDRHLTDEEELIVPILLEYGPVQL, from the coding sequence ATGACATCGAAGAATGATCCGCTTGGCCTGGAAAACCGCAAGGGCCTGCCCGATGCGCTGCGCGTGCTGGCGGCAGGCTACCCGCGTGAGGGCTGGGAGGCGCATGGCAATTTTGACCAGCTCACCCGCTTCTGGCTCGACCGTCACCTGATGTTCCGCCGCCTTCAGGCCGATCTGGTGGCCGATGCGCAAACCCTGCTTGACCAAAACAGCGACCCGGCGCGCTTTGCCATCCGCACATCGCGCCTGGCGAGTATGCTGGTCAACCAGCTTCACGGCCATCACGAGATTGAGGACCATCACTATTTCCCCTTGCTCAGCGCGCGTGATCTGCGGCTTGTGCGGGGCTTCGATCTGCTTGATGCCGACCATCATGTGCTCGACCATACGCTGGCCGGCCTGACCGAGGCAGCGAATACCGCCTTGCAAACCATTGCCGAGGGCGGTGCGCATATCGACCCCGTTGCCACCTATCTTGACCATGTCCACAGCCTTGGCCACCTGCTCGACCGGCATTTGACCGATGAGGAAGAGCTGATCGTGCCGATCTTGCTTGAATACGGGCCCGTTCAGCTATAA
- the secG gene encoding preprotein translocase subunit SecG — MENIVLTAHLIIALALIAVVLMQRSEGGIGLGGGGGGGGAMSGRAAATALTKFTWILAILFLTTSITLTVMAAANSADESVITGDVPAAGAPAPLEIPLAPLGADAPAAPPPAE; from the coding sequence ATGGAAAACATCGTTCTGACCGCCCATCTGATTATCGCACTGGCGCTGATTGCCGTTGTGCTGATGCAACGGTCGGAAGGTGGTATTGGCCTTGGTGGCGGCGGTGGCGGCGGTGGCGCCATGTCGGGCAGGGCCGCTGCAACCGCGCTGACCAAATTCACCTGGATTCTGGCCATTCTGTTTCTGACCACCTCCATCACGCTTACCGTCATGGCCGCCGCCAACAGCGCCGACGAATCGGTGATTACCGGCGATGTTCCGGCAGCCGGGGCGCCCGCGCCGCTGGAAATTCCGCTGGCACCGCTTGGGGCCGATGCCCCCGCCGCGCCGCCCCCGGCCGAGTAA
- a CDS encoding CTP synthase, translated as MARYIFITGGVVSSLGKGLASAALGALLQARGYSVRLRKLDPYLNVDPGTMSPFEHGEVFVTDDGAETDLDLGHYERFTGVAARKTDSISSGRVYSNVLERERRGDYLGKTIQVIPHVTNEIKDFLKIGADEVDFMLCEIGGTVGDIEGLPFFEAIRQFGQDMPRGDCVYMHLTLLPFIAASGELKTKPTQHSVKELRSIGIAPDVLVCRSESPIPEKEREKLALFCNVRPDSVIAAMDLKSIYEAPLAYHHEGMDSAVLAAFGITDAPAPDLSKWEDVADRVYHPEGQVRVAVVGKYTQLEDAYKSIAEALTHGGMHNRVKVQAEWIDSEIFDREDAADRLQGYHAILVPGGFGERGTEGKIKAAAYAREHQIPYLGICLGMQMAVIEAARNLAGISNAGSEEFDHESAGQRRFEPVVYHLKEWLEGNRTIQRKADDDKGGTMRLGAYDATLAAGSQVAEIYGSTAISERHRHRYEVDMAYRDQLEAHGLRFSGVSPDGRLPEIVEFKGHPWYIGVQFHPELKSKPFAPHPLFADFVRAAVEQSRLV; from the coding sequence ATGGCACGCTATATTTTCATTACAGGTGGCGTTGTTTCGTCTTTGGGCAAGGGGCTGGCTTCGGCCGCGCTTGGCGCATTGCTGCAAGCGCGCGGCTATTCGGTGCGCCTGCGCAAGCTCGACCCGTATCTGAATGTCGACCCCGGCACCATGTCACCCTTCGAGCATGGCGAAGTTTTCGTTACCGATGATGGCGCTGAAACCGATCTGGACCTTGGCCATTACGAGCGTTTCACCGGCGTGGCGGCGCGCAAGACCGATTCGATCTCGTCCGGCCGTGTCTATTCGAACGTGCTGGAGCGCGAGCGGCGCGGCGACTACCTGGGCAAAACCATTCAGGTCATCCCGCATGTCACCAATGAAATCAAGGACTTTCTGAAAATCGGCGCCGATGAGGTAGATTTCATGCTCTGTGAAATTGGCGGCACGGTGGGCGATATCGAGGGCCTGCCCTTCTTTGAAGCCATCCGCCAGTTTGGCCAGGATATGCCGCGCGGCGATTGTGTCTATATGCACCTGACGCTGCTGCCGTTTATTGCCGCCAGCGGCGAGCTGAAAACCAAACCGACCCAGCATTCGGTGAAAGAACTGCGCTCGATCGGCATTGCGCCCGATGTGCTGGTCTGCCGGTCTGAAAGCCCGATCCCCGAAAAGGAGCGCGAGAAGCTGGCGCTGTTTTGCAATGTGCGCCCCGACAGCGTGATCGCGGCGATGGATCTCAAATCCATTTATGAGGCCCCGCTTGCCTATCACCACGAGGGGATGGATTCTGCCGTGCTGGCCGCCTTTGGCATTACCGACGCCCCGGCCCCTGATCTGTCCAAATGGGAAGATGTGGCCGATCGTGTCTACCACCCCGAAGGGCAGGTGCGCGTGGCGGTGGTGGGCAAATACACCCAGCTTGAGGATGCCTATAAATCCATCGCCGAGGCGCTGACCCACGGCGGAATGCATAACCGCGTGAAAGTGCAGGCCGAGTGGATTGACAGCGAAATTTTCGACCGCGAAGACGCCGCCGACCGGCTGCAGGGCTACCACGCCATTCTGGTGCCCGGCGGTTTTGGCGAGCGTGGCACCGAGGGCAAGATCAAGGCCGCAGCCTATGCCCGCGAACACCAGATCCCCTATTTGGGGATATGTCTGGGAATGCAGATGGCGGTCATCGAGGCCGCGCGCAATCTGGCGGGCATTTCCAATGCCGGCTCGGAAGAATTCGACCACGAATCCGCCGGCCAGCGCCGGTTCGAGCCGGTTGTCTATCATCTCAAGGAATGGCTGGAGGGCAACCGCACCATCCAGCGCAAGGCGGATGATGACAAGGGCGGCACCATGCGGCTTGGCGCCTATGATGCCACGCTTGCAGCGGGCTCGCAGGTGGCCGAAATCTATGGCAGCACCGCAATTTCCGAACGCCACCGCCACCGCTACGAGGTGGACATGGCCTATCGCGACCAACTCGAGGCGCATGGGCTGAGGTTTTCCGGCGTTTCCCCCGACGGGCGCCTGCCGGAAATTGTCGAATTCAAGGGCCATCCGTGGTATATCGGCGTGCAGTTCCATCCGGAGCTGAAGTCCAAACCCTTCGCACCCCACCCGCTCTTCGCCGATTTCGTGCGCGCGGCGGTCGAACAATCAAGGCTGGTTTAG
- a CDS encoding TerB family tellurite resistance protein codes for MLGHFFKSLFGGQTSSAQSGPSDERVPLAVLLVRLARTDYEYVLEERAQIIDILKERFKLDDVAAELLVEQAERAEAEPHDHVHFTKQIKDLVEYDRRAEVMEDLWLLALADGRRDNEENGFLRLICSLLGLSDQESAFARQRAQARVKG; via the coding sequence ATGTTAGGTCATTTCTTCAAATCGCTGTTCGGAGGCCAGACATCGTCGGCGCAATCCGGCCCCTCGGATGAGCGTGTGCCGCTGGCCGTGCTGCTCGTGCGGCTTGCGCGCACCGATTACGAATATGTGCTGGAAGAGCGCGCCCAGATCATCGACATTCTGAAAGAACGCTTCAAGCTTGATGACGTGGCCGCCGAATTGCTGGTCGAGCAGGCCGAGCGCGCCGAGGCCGAACCGCATGACCATGTGCATTTCACCAAGCAGATCAAGGATCTGGTGGAGTATGACCGCCGCGCCGAGGTCATGGAAGACCTCTGGCTGCTCGCCCTGGCCGACGGGCGGCGCGATAACGAGGAAAACGGCTTTCTGCGCCTGATCTGCAGCCTTTTGGGCCTGTCAGACCAGGAATCCGCCTTTGCCCGCCAGCGCGCGCAAGCGCGGGTCAAGGGCTGA
- the purL gene encoding phosphoribosylformylglycinamidine synthase subunit PurL, with protein MTIEPEITPALIEAHGLSADEYDRIIRRLNRAPTYTELGIFSAMWNEHCSYKSSKKWLRTLPTTGPQVICGPGENAGVVDIGDGQALVFKMESHNHPSYIEPHQGAATGIGGILRDVFTMGARPIATMNALSFGEVSHPKTRSLVNGVVEGIGAYGNCFGVPNIGGELRFHKSYNGNCLVNAFAAGLADADKIFYSAASGVGMPVVYLGAKTGRDGVGGATMASAEFDDSIEDKRPTVQVGDPFTEKRLMEACQELMRTGAVISIQDMGAAGLTCSAVEMGDKGGLGVRLDLEKVPCRETGMTAYEMMLSESQERMLMVLRPEKEAVAKAVFDKWDLDFAIVGETIAEDRFLVCMNGEVKADLPLKALSGDAPEYDRPWLPTAAAADMAELPQIDAAAALLSLISSPNYASRAWVWEQYDHTVMADTLVRPGSDAGIVRVHGTNKAIAFTSDVTPRYCRANPVEGGKQAVAEAFRNLCASGARPLATTDNLNFGNPQKPEIMGQFVGCIEGIGAACLVLDMPIVSGNVSLYNETDGRGILPTPTIGAVGLLDSVEDIIRAVPDSADILVLVGETQGHLGQSALLAELFGREDGDAPHVDLGAERRNGEFVRAARGLITAAHDLADGGLALAAAEMAIAGKCGVSIAQTGTGYLFGEDQGRYLLALPADNLPELAALAAETGVPLAEIGAFGGENITLGTATLPLNIVTAAHRGALPQAFG; from the coding sequence ATGACGATTGAGCCCGAAATCACCCCAGCGTTGATCGAGGCCCACGGGCTGAGCGCCGATGAATATGACCGGATCATTCGCCGCCTGAACCGGGCGCCGACCTATACCGAGCTTGGGATTTTTTCGGCCATGTGGAACGAGCATTGCTCGTATAAATCGTCCAAAAAATGGCTGCGCACCCTGCCCACCACCGGCCCGCAGGTAATTTGCGGCCCCGGCGAGAATGCCGGCGTGGTCGATATTGGCGATGGTCAGGCGCTGGTCTTCAAGATGGAAAGCCACAACCACCCCAGCTATATCGAGCCGCATCAGGGGGCGGCCACCGGCATTGGCGGCATTCTGCGCGATGTCTTCACAATGGGCGCGCGCCCGATCGCCACGATGAACGCGCTTTCCTTTGGCGAAGTTTCCCACCCGAAAACCAGATCGCTGGTCAATGGTGTGGTCGAGGGCATCGGCGCCTATGGCAACTGCTTTGGCGTGCCGAATATCGGCGGCGAGCTGCGCTTTCACAAATCCTATAACGGCAACTGCCTTGTGAACGCCTTTGCCGCCGGGCTGGCCGATGCCGACAAGATTTTCTACTCGGCCGCCAGCGGTGTCGGGATGCCGGTTGTATATCTGGGCGCCAAGACCGGGCGCGATGGTGTCGGCGGGGCGACAATGGCCAGCGCCGAGTTTGATGACAGCATTGAAGACAAGCGCCCCACCGTGCAGGTCGGTGACCCGTTCACCGAAAAGCGCCTCATGGAAGCCTGCCAGGAACTGATGCGCACCGGCGCTGTCATCTCCATCCAGGATATGGGGGCCGCTGGCCTGACCTGTTCTGCCGTTGAAATGGGCGACAAGGGCGGTCTTGGCGTGCGGCTCGACCTTGAGAAAGTGCCCTGCCGCGAGACCGGCATGACCGCCTATGAAATGATGCTGTCTGAATCCCAGGAGCGGATGCTCATGGTGCTGCGCCCGGAAAAAGAGGCCGTGGCCAAGGCTGTATTCGATAAATGGGACCTCGACTTTGCCATCGTCGGTGAAACCATCGCCGAAGACCGGTTCCTTGTCTGCATGAATGGCGAGGTGAAGGCCGATCTGCCGCTGAAGGCCCTGTCGGGCGATGCACCGGAATATGACCGCCCCTGGCTGCCCACGGCCGCCGCTGCCGATATGGCCGAATTGCCGCAGATCGACGCCGCCGCCGCGCTGCTTTCCCTCATCTCCAGCCCCAATTATGCCAGCCGTGCCTGGGTGTGGGAGCAATATGACCATACCGTCATGGCCGACACGCTGGTGCGCCCGGGGTCAGATGCGGGCATCGTGCGCGTGCATGGCACCAACAAGGCCATCGCCTTCACCTCGGATGTCACCCCGCGCTATTGCCGCGCCAATCCGGTCGAGGGTGGCAAGCAGGCGGTGGCCGAAGCCTTCCGCAACCTGTGTGCTTCTGGCGCGCGCCCCTTGGCCACAACCGACAATCTCAACTTCGGCAACCCGCAAAAGCCCGAAATCATGGGGCAATTCGTGGGCTGTATCGAAGGCATCGGCGCCGCCTGTCTGGTGCTGGATATGCCCATCGTTTCGGGCAATGTGAGCCTTTATAACGAAACCGACGGGCGCGGCATTCTGCCCACGCCCACAATCGGCGCGGTCGGGCTGCTTGATTCGGTTGAGGATATCATCCGCGCCGTTCCGGATAGCGCCGATATTCTGGTGCTGGTGGGGGAGACACAGGGCCATTTGGGCCAATCCGCCCTGCTTGCCGAGCTGTTTGGCCGCGAAGATGGCGACGCGCCGCATGTCGACCTTGGGGCCGAGCGGCGCAATGGCGAATTCGTGCGCGCCGCCCGCGGCCTGATTACCGCCGCGCACGACCTTGCCGATGGCGGGCTTGCGCTTGCTGCCGCCGAAATGGCCATTGCAGGCAAATGCGGGGTCAGCATTGCGCAAACCGGCACCGGCTATCTGTTTGGCGAGGATCAGGGCCGCTATCTGCTGGCTTTGCCGGCCGATAACCTGCCCGAACTGGCCGCATTGGCCGCCGAAACCGGCGTGCCTTTGGCCGAAATCGGCGCCTTTGGCGGCGAGAACATCACGCTTGGCACCGCGACCCTGCCGCTGAACATCGTTACCGCCGCCCATCGCGGCGCGCTGCCGCAGGCTTTTGGCTAG
- a CDS encoding BolA family protein → MAMQAHQIEALIRAAFPTAKVEIDDLAGDGNHYAATVIAEEFRGLNRVKQHQLVYAALKGKMDGPAGELHALALTTKAPE, encoded by the coding sequence ATGGCCATGCAAGCACACCAGATCGAGGCGCTGATCCGCGCCGCCTTCCCCACCGCCAAGGTCGAGATCGACGACCTTGCCGGCGATGGCAACCACTATGCGGCAACCGTGATTGCCGAAGAATTTCGCGGGCTGAACCGGGTAAAGCAGCACCAACTGGTTTACGCAGCCCTAAAGGGAAAAATGGACGGCCCGGCGGGTGAATTGCACGCGCTGGCCCTCACCACCAAAGCACCGGAGTAA
- the grxD gene encoding Grx4 family monothiol glutaredoxin, which yields MSAEDTIRETVSSNDVVLFMKGTSQMPQCGFSSRVAGVLNYMGVAYKDVNVLADDEIRQGIKDFSDWPTIPQLYVKGEFVGGCDIITEMTLSGELDGLFTQNGIAFDAEAAAKIREANKED from the coding sequence ATGTCGGCAGAAGATACCATTCGCGAAACCGTTTCCAGCAACGATGTTGTCCTGTTCATGAAGGGCACATCGCAAATGCCGCAATGCGGGTTTTCATCCCGCGTGGCGGGCGTTCTCAACTATATGGGCGTGGCCTATAAAGACGTGAACGTGCTGGCCGATGATGAAATCCGCCAGGGCATCAAGGATTTTTCCGACTGGCCAACCATTCCCCAGCTTTATGTGAAGGGCGAGTTTGTGGGCGGCTGCGACATCATCACCGAGATGACCTTGTCGGGCGAGCTTGACGGGCTGTTCACCCAGAACGGCATCGCCTTTGACGCCGAGGCTGCCGCGAAAATCCGCGAAGCCAACAAGGAAGACTGA
- a CDS encoding glutathione S-transferase family protein, protein MGQLINGEWDENPNFPTSSDGAFRRPDASFRNWVTPDGAPGPSGAGGYLPESGRYHLYVSYACPWAHRTLIYRALRGLADHITVSVVHPDMLNKGWKFDESYNGATPDHLFGAKQLYEIYQRADSGVSARVTVPILWDKQTNSIVSNESAEIIRMFDTAFNGLTGNTATFRPAGLEDEIDAVNTRVYNTLNNGVYRCGFATSQRAYDTAVGELFDTMDWLEARLAKSRYLVGDSITEADWRLAPTLFRFDAVYHGHFKCSRNRLVDFPNLWAYARDLFQQPGVADTVKFDHIRRHYHYSHESINPHRIVPLAPAIDWMQPHNRA, encoded by the coding sequence ATGGGCCAGCTTATCAACGGAGAATGGGACGAGAACCCGAACTTCCCAACGTCATCCGACGGGGCGTTTCGCCGCCCCGATGCCAGTTTCCGCAACTGGGTCACGCCCGATGGCGCGCCGGGGCCAAGCGGTGCGGGCGGCTATCTGCCCGAAAGCGGGCGCTATCATCTCTATGTCAGCTATGCCTGCCCCTGGGCGCATCGCACGCTGATCTACCGCGCGTTGCGGGGGCTGGCCGACCATATCACCGTCAGCGTCGTCCACCCCGATATGCTGAACAAGGGCTGGAAGTTTGACGAAAGCTATAATGGCGCAACCCCCGACCATTTGTTCGGTGCCAAACAGCTTTACGAAATCTACCAGCGCGCCGATTCCGGCGTGTCGGCCCGCGTCACCGTGCCGATCCTGTGGGACAAGCAGACCAACAGCATCGTCTCCAACGAAAGCGCCGAGATCATCCGCATGTTCGACACGGCCTTCAACGGGCTGACCGGCAATACCGCAACCTTCCGCCCCGCCGGGCTGGAAGACGAGATCGACGCCGTCAACACCCGTGTTTACAACACGCTCAACAATGGTGTCTATCGCTGCGGCTTTGCCACCTCGCAACGGGCCTATGATACCGCCGTGGGCGAGCTGTTTGACACGATGGACTGGCTGGAGGCGCGCCTTGCCAAAAGCCGCTACCTTGTGGGCGACAGCATCACCGAGGCCGACTGGCGCCTAGCGCCCACGCTGTTCCGCTTTGATGCCGTCTATCACGGCCATTTCAAATGCAGCCGTAACCGCCTGGTCGATTTTCCCAATCTCTGGGCCTATGCGCGCGATCTGTTCCAGCAGCCCGGCGTGGCCGATACCGTGAAGTTCGACCATATCAGGCGGCACTACCATTACAGCCATGAAAGCATCAATCCGCACCGGATCGTGCCTTTGGCTCCGGCAATCGACTGGATGCAACCGCATAACCGCGCCTGA
- a CDS encoding cell division protein ZapA, translating into MPDINIEIGGRSFAIACEPGEEPQARAAAELLNAQAKTLQAALGRLPESRMLLMAGLMLADLQKELEWKAKDASERVADMETRLRKAESKAAALAADLELQARKAPSAEPSAAPASLFDSVELPEAMKLLESTAKRLEKLVAD; encoded by the coding sequence ATGCCTGACATTAACATCGAGATTGGCGGGCGCAGCTTTGCAATTGCCTGCGAGCCGGGCGAAGAACCACAGGCACGCGCTGCTGCCGAATTGCTGAACGCCCAGGCGAAAACGCTGCAAGCCGCGCTGGGCCGCCTGCCCGAATCGCGCATGTTGCTGATGGCCGGGCTGATGCTGGCCGATCTGCAAAAAGAGCTGGAATGGAAGGCCAAGGATGCGTCTGAACGCGTGGCCGATATGGAAACACGCCTGCGCAAGGCTGAAAGCAAGGCGGCGGCCTTGGCGGCAGATCTGGAGCTTCAGGCCAGGAAGGCACCGTCAGCCGAGCCGAGTGCCGCGCCCGCCAGCCTGTTTGATTCGGTTGAATTGCCCGAAGCGATGAAGCTGCTGGAAAGCACCGCCAAGCGGCTGGAGAAGCTTGTGGCCGATTGA